The DNA segment CTCACGGCGACTCCGCAGCGGCGGCGGACGTCTTGCCGTCCGCGAAGATGACGAACGTACCCGCGGCCGACGCGATCGGATCGGCCGGGTCGTCGTGGTAGGCGAGCGCGCGCACGAACGCGACGTGGCGCGTGCACTTGTAGCAGGTGGCGTGGCAGCGCACGTCCGCGCCGGGGGTGGTCGGCTTGAGGTAGTCGATGCGCAGGTCGAGCGTCGCGATGCGCAGCGGCTTGCGCAGCACCACGAATACGGCGACGCCGCAGGTCGCGTCGATCAAACTGGTGATCGCGCCGCCGTGCAAGAAGCCGGTCTCGGGATTGCCGATCAGCCGGTCGGCGTGCGGCAGCACCG comes from the Deltaproteobacteria bacterium genome and includes:
- a CDS encoding PaaI family thioesterase produces the protein MSASERSSVPASPPRAATCARTASGWSIDNPWRAAIARTRASALSPAKTSTTRSTILPRVAGFQPTVEVVNQWFANAVPHNKALGLQIADLAPDGAISVLPHADRLIGNPETGFLHGGAITSLIDATCGVAVFVVLRKPLRIATLDLRIDYLKPTTPGADVRCHATCYKCTRHVAFVRALAYHDDPADPIASAAGTFVIFADGKTSAAAAESP